The Methanocella arvoryzae MRE50 genome includes a region encoding these proteins:
- a CDS encoding translation initiation factor IF-2 subunit gamma: protein MSQPVVNIGMVGHVDHGKTTLVSALSGVWSDTHSEELKRGISIRLGYADCTFYKCKNCNEPECYCTTSKCPTCGGDTEEIRTISFVDSPGHETLMATMLSGAAIMDGAVLVIAANEPCPQPQTKEHLMALDIIGIKNVVIAQNKIDIVSREDALKHYNQIKAFVKGTVAENAPIVPISAQQKVNIDVLIKTIEEKIPTPKHDLDKPVTMFVARSFDVNRPGTTPAKLSGGVIGGTISHGKLAVKDEIEIRPGRRVESENRESWVPITTTVTRLIYGGEAVDIATPGGLLAVGTKLDPAMTKSDGMAGQVVGKPGTLPPVWQKFVMKTQLLDRVVGVSEDEKVKPIATSEPLMLSVGTSMTIGVVTSARKDEAEVKLKRPVCAEVGSRIAISRRIGARWRLIGVGELIG, encoded by the coding sequence TTGTCACAGCCTGTTGTTAACATCGGTATGGTGGGCCACGTAGACCACGGCAAAACCACCCTGGTCAGCGCTCTCTCCGGCGTGTGGAGCGACACGCACAGCGAGGAGTTAAAGCGAGGAATCTCGATCCGCCTCGGCTACGCCGACTGTACTTTTTACAAGTGCAAGAACTGCAATGAGCCGGAGTGCTACTGCACTACTTCTAAGTGCCCTACTTGTGGCGGGGATACTGAGGAGATCAGGACTATTTCATTCGTAGACTCTCCGGGCCACGAAACGCTCATGGCGACGATGCTCTCGGGCGCCGCCATCATGGACGGCGCGGTCCTCGTGATAGCGGCTAACGAGCCCTGTCCCCAGCCCCAGACCAAAGAGCACCTGATGGCGCTGGACATCATAGGGATCAAGAACGTCGTCATCGCCCAGAACAAGATCGACATCGTATCGCGCGAAGACGCGCTCAAGCACTATAATCAGATCAAAGCATTCGTCAAGGGCACGGTGGCAGAGAATGCCCCGATCGTCCCGATATCCGCCCAGCAGAAGGTCAACATCGACGTGCTCATCAAGACCATCGAGGAGAAGATCCCCACCCCGAAGCACGACCTGGATAAGCCCGTCACCATGTTCGTGGCCAGGTCCTTCGACGTCAACCGTCCGGGCACGACTCCGGCTAAGCTGAGCGGCGGCGTCATCGGCGGCACGATCTCTCACGGAAAGCTCGCCGTCAAAGACGAGATCGAGATCCGCCCCGGCAGAAGGGTCGAGTCCGAAAACAGGGAAAGCTGGGTCCCGATCACGACCACAGTCACCAGGCTGATCTATGGCGGCGAAGCCGTAGACATAGCCACGCCAGGCGGCCTGCTCGCAGTAGGCACCAAGCTGGACCCCGCCATGACCAAGAGCGACGGCATGGCAGGCCAGGTCGTCGGCAAGCCCGGCACACTTCCTCCGGTATGGCAAAAATTCGTCATGAAGACGCAGCTGCTCGATCGGGTGGTCGGCGTCAGCGAAGACGAGAAAGTCAAGCCCATCGCCACGAGCGAGCCGCTGATGCTCAGCGTAGGCACCTCGATGACGATCGGCGTGGTCACCTCCGCCAGGAAGGACGAGG